TTTATTTCACTGTATTGTACTCCTTGAATAACATCTTCAAACCCTAATTTTTCTGATTAAATCTAAGGTTGGTAGAGGGTGCATATGAATTTGATTTACATACTCCGGAGGGGATTATTAAATCCTTAAGATTGAATTACCCAGGGAAAGTAAATATTGAAAATTCTGTTATTGCTATGGCAGTAGCTCTTCAAAGTGGTGTCTCTGCTGAGGAATTGCATTGTTCTATTCGTGAATTTGAAGGAGTTGTACGTAGATTTGATGCAAGATTTAAATTTGATAATTGTGTTTATATTGACGATTATGCACATCATCCTAAAGAATTAGAAGCTGTAATTTCATCGGTTAAAGAGTTGTATCCAGATCGTA
The Marinifilum sp. JC120 DNA segment above includes these coding regions:
- a CDS encoding UDP-N-acetylmuramate--L-alanine ligase, translating into MAVALQSGVSAEELHCSIREFEGVVRRFDARFKFDNCVYIDDYAHHPKELEAVISSVKELYPDR